In Patescibacteria group bacterium, a single genomic region encodes these proteins:
- a CDS encoding TatD family hydrolase — MLSSTSDSHSRPQFVDVHAHANFAAYDADRDAVIRHALDAGVWMMNVGTQKDTSTSAVALAGQYEQGVYATVAIHPVHTCASHHDEKEFGSGETGKSFVTKGEVFDPAVYRALAADPKVVAIGECGLDYFHLDEQSLKTQKEVFVRHIELANELGKPLMLHVRDGAKMGTGNTLGGSAAPISAYADAYELLKQHAKVKGNVHFFAGTWEEAQKFFELGFTISFTGVITFAKEYAEVVRKAPLEMIHAETDCPYVTPAPYRGKRNEPAHVREVVKKIAEIRGEDFEKVRAQLVENAVRVFGLK; from the coding sequence ATGCTCTCTAGCACTAGTGACAGTCATAGTCGGCCGCAATTTGTTGATGTTCATGCCCACGCCAATTTCGCCGCGTACGATGCCGATCGTGACGCGGTGATTCGGCACGCGCTAGACGCCGGCGTGTGGATGATGAATGTCGGTACGCAGAAAGACACTTCGACTTCGGCAGTTGCATTGGCGGGGCAGTATGAGCAAGGTGTGTATGCCACCGTCGCGATTCACCCAGTGCACACCTGCGCGTCACATCATGATGAAAAGGAATTCGGCAGCGGGGAAACGGGCAAAAGCTTTGTCACGAAGGGTGAAGTATTTGATCCTGCTGTCTATCGCGCCCTTGCGGCCGATCCAAAGGTGGTGGCGATCGGCGAATGCGGTCTCGACTACTTTCATCTCGATGAACAGTCATTGAAGACGCAGAAGGAGGTCTTTGTGAGGCATATTGAGCTGGCCAACGAGCTTGGCAAGCCGCTGATGCTTCATGTTCGTGATGGGGCAAAGATGGGAACGGGGAACACGCTCGGTGGTTCCGCGGCGCCCATCTCCGCCTACGCCGACGCATATGAGCTACTCAAGCAGCACGCAAAGGTAAAAGGCAATGTCCACTTCTTCGCCGGCACCTGGGAGGAGGCGCAGAAGTTTTTCGAGCTCGGCTTCACTATTTCTTTCACCGGCGTTATCACCTTTGCCAAGGAATACGCCGAGGTGGTGCGGAAAGCGCCGCTCGAGATGATCCATGCCGAGACGGACTGTCCATACGTCACGCCGGCGCCGTATCGCGGCAAGCGCAACGAGCCAGCTCATGTGCGCGAGGTGGTCAAAAAGATCGCTGAGATCCGCGGCGAGGACTTCGAGAAGGTGCGCGCCCAGCTGGTGGAGAATGCGGTGAGAGTGTTTGGATTGAAATAG
- a CDS encoding 30S ribosomal protein S6, translating to MEKKNELKEERKQVYEAGFHIIPTVSEDVVAEKTAAIRSLIESNGGTIISEEFPKSRALAYTLVKASAGANKRYHSAYFGWFKFEAPSEAAGAVKKGLDNADYILRHLIVKTVRENTMSNLAKILGQSEEGAEPAAKKPVEAAAIVPAALSAAEIDKSIEKMVE from the coding sequence ATGGAAAAGAAAAACGAATTAAAGGAAGAACGAAAGCAGGTCTACGAAGCCGGCTTTCACATTATTCCTACCGTTTCCGAGGATGTCGTGGCTGAAAAGACCGCGGCTATCCGCTCTCTCATCGAGAGCAATGGTGGGACCATTATTAGTGAAGAATTTCCAAAGAGCAGGGCGCTCGCATACACCCTGGTCAAAGCTTCCGCGGGTGCCAACAAGCGATACCACAGTGCGTATTTCGGTTGGTTCAAGTTTGAAGCTCCATCTGAAGCGGCGGGGGCCGTAAAGAAGGGGCTCGACAACGCGGATTATATTCTCCGACACTTGATCGTGAAGACCGTCCGAGAAAACACCATGTCGAATCTCGCCAAGATCCTCGGCCAGTCTGAGGAGGGCGCAGAGCCGGCGGCGAAGAAGCCTGTAGAGGCAGCGGCTATCGTACCCGCAGCCCTTTCGGCAGCAGAGATCGATAAGTCGATCGAAAAGATGGTAGAATAG
- a CDS encoding AI-2E family transporter — protein MEKNSRNVVINISTSTIAKSVIVLFLFVLLFQVRDVVLVALAAVVLASAIEPATRWFQRHHFRRLFAVIITYVLLGSAFFGLIFYFVPIMFSELSNYLANLPKYLNIAQAWLPLDNPNFLEGSATIQHISNTSFSLSKALSDAGVALSSPSQSFIQTVQLIFGGLLSFILIVVLSFYLAVQENGIRDFLRIITPVKHEKYIIDLWTRSQNKIGLWMQGQLLLGLTVGVMVFLAMSIAGIKHALLLAIIAAALELIPVFGPILSAIPGVLMAVGEKGITFGLIIAVVYIVIQQFENHLFYPLVVKKIVGISPIVVILALVVGGKLAGFLGVLLSVPLSTTLMEYLRDVEREKYHDKELLGTQ, from the coding sequence ATGGAGAAGAATTCTCGCAATGTCGTCATCAATATCTCTACATCCACGATCGCTAAATCGGTGATTGTCCTTTTTCTTTTTGTCCTGCTCTTTCAGGTACGCGACGTTGTGCTTGTTGCGTTGGCAGCTGTAGTGCTTGCTTCGGCGATCGAGCCGGCGACTCGTTGGTTCCAGAGACATCATTTTCGCCGCTTGTTCGCAGTGATTATTACCTACGTACTCTTGGGCTCGGCTTTTTTCGGCCTGATTTTCTACTTCGTGCCGATCATGTTCAGCGAGCTTTCGAACTATCTCGCCAATCTGCCAAAATATCTCAACATTGCCCAGGCTTGGCTGCCGCTCGACAACCCGAACTTTCTCGAAGGCTCGGCGACCATCCAGCACATTTCCAACACGAGCTTTTCTTTGAGCAAGGCGCTGAGCGATGCCGGCGTGGCGCTCTCCAGCCCTTCCCAGAGCTTCATCCAAACAGTCCAGCTGATCTTCGGCGGCTTGCTCAGCTTCATTTTGATCGTCGTCCTCTCTTTCTATCTCGCGGTGCAGGAAAACGGTATTCGTGATTTCCTCCGGATTATTACGCCGGTGAAGCATGAGAAATACATCATCGATCTCTGGACGCGTTCGCAGAACAAGATCGGCCTGTGGATGCAAGGTCAACTCCTGCTCGGCCTCACCGTCGGCGTGATGGTGTTTTTGGCGATGTCGATCGCGGGGATCAAACATGCCTTGTTGCTGGCGATCATCGCGGCCGCGCTCGAGCTTATCCCTGTTTTTGGCCCGATCCTCTCGGCGATCCCTGGTGTTCTCATGGCCGTCGGCGAGAAGGGGATTACTTTCGGCTTGATTATCGCTGTCGTGTACATCGTGATCCAGCAATTCGAAAACCACCTTTTCTATCCGCTGGTGGTGAAGAAAATCGTCGGTATTTCACCAATTGTGGTGATCCTCGCTCTCGTGGTGGGCGGAAAATTGGCCGGCTTTCTCGGCGTCTTGCTTTCCGTGCCGCTCTCGACTACTCTTATGGAATATCTGAGAGACGTCGAGCGTGAAAAGTATCACGACAAAGAATTACTCGGGACACAGTAG
- a CDS encoding elongation factor P, whose protein sequence is MLEYNEVTERKYVVLDGQPYEVLSSHVFRMQQRKPQNATKLKNMITGKVREHSYHQSDKAEEADISTLGVKYLYFNKDEHWFCEEKDPSKRFKLSADILGDQIKYVKTNSIVDAMVFDEQIIGVKLPIKVELKVTEAADAVKGNTVQGGTKAVVLETGATIQVPMFVNQGDTIKINTETGEYTERVSK, encoded by the coding sequence ATGCTCGAATATAACGAAGTAACCGAACGCAAATACGTGGTGCTCGATGGCCAGCCATACGAGGTGCTGTCTTCCCATGTCTTCCGAATGCAGCAGCGCAAGCCACAGAATGCGACCAAGCTAAAGAATATGATCACCGGCAAGGTGCGCGAGCACAGCTATCACCAGTCCGACAAGGCTGAAGAGGCCGACATTTCGACCCTCGGCGTGAAGTATCTGTACTTCAACAAAGATGAACACTGGTTCTGCGAGGAGAAGGATCCGAGCAAGCGTTTCAAGCTCTCTGCGGATATTTTGGGTGATCAAATCAAGTACGTGAAGACCAATTCTATTGTCGACGCGATGGTGTTCGACGAGCAGATTATCGGCGTGAAGCTACCGATTAAGGTGGAGCTGAAAGTGACCGAAGCTGCCGACGCTGTGAAGGGCAACACCGTGCAGGGTGGTACCAAGGCTGTCGTCCTCGAGACTGGCGCGACCATCCAGGTGCCGATGTTTGTGAATCAGGGGGATACGATCAAGATTAATACTGAGACGGGGGAGTATACGGAACGAGTTAGTAAATAA
- a CDS encoding glycine--tRNA ligase — MADTHTTMESIISLCKRRGFIYQGSEIYGGLAGTWDYGPLGVTLRNTIKQLWWKRFVDDREDMYGVDAAILMNQNVWKASGHVGGFSDPLVEDLKTKKRFRADHLLEEKGIDPKGMTPAQMDALIKEQKLKSPEGNALGEVRQFNMMFKTHVGAIQDDTSISYLRPETAQGMFVNFKNIVDTFHPKLPFGLAQIGKAFRNEIAPRDFIFRLRELEQMEIEYFVDPRDTKQVNETFDALYAEQVAFLKDLGLASSKIHKVEIPDADRAHYSKRSVDTEFDFPFGQKELLGLAYRTDYDLKAHTDKSGVDLSYFDEETKTRFTPHCIEPTFGVDRLTLALLSDAYTVDELGGEKREFLKLSPKVAPILVAVFPLLKNKPVLVDRAREIYLSLKKQLGRTAFDDNGNIGKRYRRQDEIGTPFCVTVDFDTVEKPEQEVTVRHRDTGAQERVKISELAAYLSARV, encoded by the coding sequence ATGGCCGACACACACACCACAATGGAATCCATCATCTCGCTCTGCAAGCGCCGCGGTTTCATCTACCAAGGTTCCGAGATCTACGGCGGCCTCGCCGGCACTTGGGACTACGGTCCGCTCGGCGTGACCCTCCGCAATACGATCAAGCAGCTCTGGTGGAAGCGTTTTGTCGATGACCGCGAAGACATGTACGGCGTCGACGCTGCTATTTTGATGAATCAGAATGTTTGGAAAGCGAGCGGGCATGTTGGTGGTTTCTCCGACCCGTTGGTGGAGGATCTCAAGACCAAGAAGCGTTTCCGCGCCGACCACTTACTCGAGGAAAAGGGGATTGACCCAAAGGGTATGACTCCAGCGCAGATGGATGCGCTGATCAAAGAGCAGAAGCTCAAGAGTCCTGAGGGCAACGCACTTGGTGAAGTCCGCCAGTTCAACATGATGTTCAAGACGCATGTCGGTGCGATCCAAGACGACACCTCTATTTCATACCTTCGACCGGAGACCGCGCAGGGCATGTTCGTAAACTTCAAGAATATCGTCGACACTTTTCATCCGAAATTACCGTTCGGCCTCGCACAGATCGGCAAAGCCTTCCGCAACGAGATTGCACCTCGAGATTTCATCTTCCGTTTGCGAGAGCTCGAGCAGATGGAGATCGAATATTTTGTTGATCCTCGCGATACCAAGCAGGTGAATGAGACCTTTGATGCGCTCTACGCTGAGCAAGTCGCTTTTTTGAAAGACCTCGGTCTTGCTAGCTCGAAGATCCACAAGGTGGAGATTCCAGATGCCGACCGCGCGCACTACTCGAAGCGCAGTGTTGATACTGAATTTGATTTTCCATTCGGCCAGAAGGAGTTGCTCGGTCTCGCATATCGCACCGACTACGACCTCAAGGCGCACACTGACAAGAGCGGGGTAGACCTCTCGTATTTCGATGAAGAGACCAAGACACGCTTTACGCCGCATTGCATCGAGCCGACTTTCGGTGTTGACCGACTTACCTTGGCCCTGCTTTCCGATGCCTACACCGTCGACGAGCTCGGCGGCGAGAAGCGCGAGTTTTTGAAGCTCTCCCCGAAAGTGGCACCGATTCTCGTGGCGGTCTTTCCTTTGCTGAAAAACAAACCTGTGCTCGTTGACAGGGCTCGCGAGATCTACCTCAGCCTCAAAAAGCAGCTCGGCCGCACCGCCTTCGACGACAACGGCAACATCGGCAAGCGCTACCGACGTCAGGACGAGATCGGTACGCCATTTTGTGTGACTGTCGATTTTGATACTGTCGAAAAGCCAGAGCAGGAGGTGACCGTGCGCCATCGCGATACCGGTGCTCAGGAGCGGGTGAAGATCAGCGAATTGGCAGCGTATCTTTCGGCTCGAGTCTAA
- the rpsR gene encoding 30S ribosomal protein S18, protein MKKQCFFSKNNITFVDYKDTELLKKFLNPHARIMSRKKTAVCAKSQRQLAEAVKRARFMALLPYVAN, encoded by the coding sequence ATGAAAAAGCAGTGTTTCTTCTCGAAAAATAATATCACCTTCGTCGACTACAAGGACACCGAGCTTCTCAAGAAGTTCTTGAATCCGCATGCTCGCATCATGTCTCGCAAGAAGACCGCTGTGTGTGCAAAGTCTCAGCGACAGCTCGCCGAGGCCGTGAAGCGCGCGCGGTTTATGGCGCTGTTGCCGTACGTGGCGAACTAA
- a CDS encoding methionine--tRNA ligase: MKPIYLTTTLPYVNADPHIGFALEIVHADIFARYNRQKDGGATQVFFNTGTDEHGQKIFDAAKKAGLDTQAYVDGYAESFRGLKTALGLLDDVHFIRTSSANHKAAAQAFWRYCMKAGDIYKKKYVTKYCVGCELEKTDSELENGKCTIHPNMEIQHIDEENYFFRFSKYQAALLELYEGKGPNPRPNFVVPDFRFNEIKAFVARGLEDFSISRLKSKMSWGVAVPDQPAGEPEQVMYVWFDALVSYISTLGWPTDQDNFKHLWTKSGGVIHFAGKDQTRMQAAMWQAMLMSAHAGGAAELIPSKQVVIHGFITSGGQKMSKSLGNVINPYDVVKEYGTDVLRYFLAREVHPFEDSDVTPARIKDAYNANLANGLGNLVSRVMKMAQDNLDVPVTIPEWEDMSTYFALLEKYEVSKAADYVWAEIAEMDKFIQANQPFKLVKTDKAAGQKMISDLVVRLYSVARMLNPLMPETMVKIKEAIKANKAPTAPLFLRRD, encoded by the coding sequence ATGAAACCGATTTATTTGACCACCACGCTGCCGTATGTGAATGCTGATCCGCATATCGGTTTTGCGTTGGAGATTGTGCACGCGGATATTTTCGCTCGATATAACCGCCAGAAAGATGGCGGCGCCACGCAGGTCTTTTTCAATACCGGCACGGACGAACACGGCCAAAAGATCTTTGATGCGGCCAAGAAAGCCGGCCTAGATACCCAGGCATATGTTGATGGCTATGCCGAGAGTTTTCGGGGCTTGAAAACTGCCCTCGGCCTGCTTGACGATGTCCACTTTATTCGTACTTCGAGTGCCAACCACAAGGCCGCCGCACAGGCCTTTTGGCGATACTGCATGAAGGCTGGTGACATCTACAAAAAGAAGTACGTCACGAAGTATTGCGTCGGCTGCGAGCTCGAGAAGACCGATTCCGAGCTGGAAAATGGTAAGTGTACGATCCATCCGAATATGGAGATCCAGCATATCGACGAGGAAAACTATTTTTTCCGATTTTCGAAGTATCAGGCAGCGTTGCTGGAATTGTATGAGGGAAAGGGTCCAAATCCACGGCCGAATTTTGTCGTGCCGGATTTTCGTTTCAACGAGATCAAAGCTTTTGTTGCTCGCGGTCTTGAAGATTTCAGCATTTCGCGTCTGAAGAGCAAGATGTCGTGGGGTGTCGCAGTGCCAGATCAGCCGGCCGGTGAGCCGGAGCAAGTGATGTATGTGTGGTTCGACGCTCTCGTGAGCTACATTTCCACGCTAGGCTGGCCGACAGATCAGGATAATTTCAAGCATTTGTGGACAAAGAGCGGTGGCGTTATCCATTTTGCCGGCAAAGATCAGACGCGGATGCAGGCGGCGATGTGGCAGGCGATGCTCATGTCGGCCCATGCTGGCGGTGCGGCAGAGCTTATTCCGTCAAAGCAGGTGGTGATCCACGGATTCATCACCAGTGGCGGACAGAAGATGAGCAAGTCTTTGGGCAATGTCATCAATCCATATGATGTGGTGAAGGAATACGGCACCGATGTGTTGCGGTACTTTTTGGCACGCGAAGTGCACCCTTTTGAGGACAGTGACGTGACCCCGGCACGTATCAAAGATGCCTACAATGCCAATCTTGCCAACGGCTTGGGCAATCTCGTGAGTCGTGTGATGAAAATGGCTCAGGATAATCTCGACGTACCCGTGACGATCCCTGAGTGGGAAGATATGTCGACATATTTCGCTCTTTTGGAAAAATACGAAGTGAGCAAGGCGGCAGACTATGTTTGGGCCGAGATCGCGGAGATGGACAAGTTTATCCAGGCCAATCAACCGTTCAAATTGGTGAAGACCGACAAAGCGGCAGGGCAGAAGATGATCTCCGACCTCGTCGTACGGCTCTATTCTGTCGCGCGCATGCTCAATCCGCTGATGCCGGAGACAATGGTGAAGATAAAGGAGGCAATCAAGGCTAACAAGGCACCCACCGCGCCACTCTTTTTGCGTAGGGATTAA
- a CDS encoding ABC transporter ATP-binding protein yields MFSKKMENQASYKAQNPLLYLWKKMWQYSGSNRPKVVLYTALFFVANTVDSLEPLLIGTVLNIVQVQGIHDANLVYILGLFSLFLLKEVVFWSFHGPARVIESENAFVVKANYKKYLLAGTMAMPIEWHTDHHSGDTIDKIEKGTTALFSFSESAFQVIQGIIGLVMSFGILLYYDVFAGILVAILSIPIFYVIFLFDKKLVPGYIRVNAIENSTSAKVFDVLSNVTTVIILRVESLVLNVVKTFIQKPYAQYNRNVKINELKWFTAALLGRISTVMVIGAYILLHVADGGILVGTIFILYSYADKIRDAFFRFAYLYNDIVRQRSSVANAELLSVDFLPDGATREQRLPKKWSEIEVRNLSFSYHAAEGADLHLDDVAMKIPHGARIAFIGESGGGKSTLLKIMRDLYHPKTCTFLLDGKEIPNGFRAISDSISLVPQDPEIFATTIRENITLGVEYPEMHIGVYTDMASFTDVVKRLPKGLESSIVEKGVNLSGGEKQRLALARGLLASTDKDIVLLDEPTSSVDFNNELEIYKRIFEAFPAKAIISSIHRLHLLTLFDSVYFFKGGKIIASGSFEELKKNSTDFQALWKKYIKTRDSVGVTK; encoded by the coding sequence ATGTTTTCTAAAAAAATGGAAAATCAGGCTTCTTACAAGGCTCAGAATCCGTTGCTGTATCTGTGGAAGAAGATGTGGCAGTATTCGGGCAGCAATCGCCCAAAAGTCGTGCTCTACACGGCGCTCTTTTTTGTGGCCAATACCGTAGATTCTTTAGAGCCGCTTCTCATTGGTACCGTTCTCAATATTGTGCAGGTTCAGGGAATTCATGATGCGAATCTGGTGTATATCCTAGGCCTCTTCTCGCTCTTTCTTTTAAAAGAGGTTGTCTTTTGGTCTTTCCATGGTCCTGCGAGAGTGATTGAGAGCGAGAATGCGTTTGTCGTGAAGGCCAATTATAAAAAATATCTTCTGGCCGGTACTATGGCTATGCCAATAGAATGGCATACAGATCACCACTCTGGAGATACTATCGATAAGATAGAGAAGGGGACTACCGCGCTATTCAGTTTTTCCGAGAGCGCTTTCCAGGTTATTCAGGGTATTATCGGTCTCGTGATGTCCTTCGGAATCCTCCTCTACTACGATGTATTCGCGGGCATACTTGTCGCGATCCTTTCCATTCCGATCTTCTACGTCATTTTCTTGTTCGACAAAAAGCTTGTACCTGGATACATTCGGGTGAATGCAATAGAGAACAGTACCTCGGCAAAAGTGTTTGATGTGCTGAGCAATGTCACCACTGTTATTATTTTGCGTGTCGAGAGTTTGGTATTGAATGTAGTCAAAACCTTTATTCAAAAGCCGTATGCTCAATACAACAGGAATGTAAAAATAAATGAGCTCAAGTGGTTTACTGCGGCCCTACTTGGGCGCATCTCCACTGTTATGGTGATTGGTGCATACATTCTCCTGCACGTTGCCGATGGCGGCATCCTCGTCGGTACCATTTTTATTCTGTACAGCTACGCAGATAAGATTCGTGATGCATTCTTCCGGTTTGCCTATTTATACAACGATATTGTCCGCCAGCGCTCTTCTGTTGCCAACGCCGAGCTTCTCTCCGTAGACTTTCTTCCAGACGGCGCAACTCGGGAACAGCGTTTGCCAAAGAAATGGTCGGAGATTGAGGTGCGAAATCTCAGCTTCTCGTATCATGCGGCCGAAGGTGCCGATTTGCATTTGGATGATGTTGCCATGAAGATTCCGCACGGCGCACGCATTGCTTTCATTGGTGAAAGCGGAGGTGGAAAGAGTACGTTGCTGAAGATTATGCGTGATTTGTATCATCCGAAAACTTGCACGTTTTTGCTGGACGGCAAGGAGATCCCAAACGGTTTTCGAGCGATCAGCGACTCGATCTCGCTCGTGCCCCAGGATCCGGAGATATTTGCAACGACCATTCGTGAGAACATCACCCTCGGCGTGGAGTATCCGGAAATGCACATTGGTGTCTACACCGACATGGCGAGCTTTACCGATGTCGTGAAGCGTCTCCCGAAGGGCCTTGAGTCCTCAATTGTCGAGAAGGGTGTTAATCTAAGCGGTGGCGAGAAACAGCGCTTAGCCCTGGCTCGCGGCTTGTTGGCTTCGACCGACAAAGATATTGTGCTGCTCGATGAGCCGACCAGTAGTGTGGACTTCAACAACGAGCTCGAGATCTACAAACGAATCTTCGAAGCGTTTCCGGCAAAGGCGATCATCTCTTCGATTCACCGACTCCACTTGCTCACACTCTTCGACTCAGTCTATTTTTTCAAGGGCGGCAAGATCATTGCATCCGGCTCGTTTGAGGAATTGAAGAAAAACTCCACGGATTTCCAGGCTTTGTGGAAGAAGTATATTAAGACCCGAGATTCTGTAGGTGTGACGAAGTAG
- the ssb gene encoding single-stranded DNA-binding protein, with the protein MYLNKAIVYGNLTRDPEIKALPSGIQVASFSIATNRVYKDKNGARQEQSEFHNIVVFGRQAETAAQYLKKGATALVEGRMQTRSWDSEGVKKYRTEIIADRVQFGPRTGGPGGAGASAGGSGEGYSSGSPKAAGKKAEAAAPVAGSADTIDYPEEEINPEDIPF; encoded by the coding sequence ATGTATCTTAACAAAGCCATCGTATACGGAAACCTGACCCGAGACCCGGAGATCAAGGCCCTTCCGTCGGGGATTCAGGTTGCTTCTTTCAGCATTGCTACCAATCGTGTCTACAAAGACAAGAACGGCGCACGCCAGGAGCAGTCAGAATTCCACAATATCGTCGTTTTCGGCCGACAGGCTGAGACAGCCGCTCAGTACCTCAAAAAGGGCGCCACGGCGCTTGTAGAGGGTCGTATGCAGACCCGAAGCTGGGACTCTGAAGGCGTGAAGAAGTATCGCACCGAGATCATCGCCGACCGCGTGCAGTTCGGTCCTCGTACTGGCGGTCCAGGTGGAGCAGGTGCTAGTGCGGGCGGCAGCGGGGAAGGCTACTCATCCGGCAGCCCAAAGGCAGCAGGGAAGAAAGCCGAAGCCGCTGCTCCAGTCGCAGGTTCTGCCGACACTATCGACTACCCAGAAGAAGAGATCAACCCAGAAGACATTCCATTTTAA